From the genome of Rhizobium oryzihabitans:
TCTTGGTGCCTAGGCATCAATTGACAATAGGACTATTCCATCCAATTCGGGCCATGGTTTGACCGAAATACGGCAGGCCATGCTAAAATGGCTGCCTAAATGGTTACCATTTTTTACCCCTGCGTTTGCGGCAGGCACCCTCTCTGGTGGCTTTGGTGGGAGCTATTTTATATAGCCGCCTCTCGATTTTGGTGTCGTTCCAAGATTGTAAAATGCCTTCAGATCATTGCCTATGCTGTGTCTTACGGCGCGGGCGAGGCTTGCAATTTCGCCTTCACGGGCTCACATTGAGTGGATGATTTGGGTGGAATCGGAGGTATTGGATGACCGATCAACCGGATGTGCAGCAGGTGCAGACCGCTTCACGCGACAATTCCACCGTTATCGATCTCCGTGAATACAAGAAGAACAAGGACCCTTTGCCGGTCACTTTCCACCGGCGCGAGCTGGATGCGATCCTGCGCATTTACGGCCGCATGGTGGGAGAGGGCGAGTGGCGCGATTATGCCATCGACCACTTGCGGGAAAAGGCGGTATTTTCCGTCTTCAAGCGTTCGGGCGAAATGCCTCTCTACAGGATCGAGAAAAACCCCAAGCTGGCAACGAAACAGGGGGCCTATAGCGTGGTCAATACAGATGGCCGCATTCTCAAACGCGGCCATGAGCTTCCGCAGGTTCTCAAGGTTTTCGACAAGGTCCTGAAGCTCATCGAGTGAGCTTTTGAGGGGGCGCACCATGCTCATTGCGGGACGCGGGCAAACAGGCCGAGGGCCTTCAGCTTTCGATGCGGGTAAATAAAAAGGCGGCCGATGGGCCGCC
Proteins encoded in this window:
- a CDS encoding DUF2794 domain-containing protein; this encodes MTDQPDVQQVQTASRDNSTVIDLREYKKNKDPLPVTFHRRELDAILRIYGRMVGEGEWRDYAIDHLREKAVFSVFKRSGEMPLYRIEKNPKLATKQGAYSVVNTDGRILKRGHELPQVLKVFDKVLKLIE